A genome region from uncultured Desulfovibrio sp. includes the following:
- a CDS encoding multidrug efflux RND transporter permease subunit — protein MSASRFRKVFRQGRHRFGPEFLPLNISAPFIRRPVATTLLTLAIALAGMVSFRLLPVAPLPEIDLPVVVVRANMPGASPETMAATVATPLERALGRIAGITEMTSSSSLGSTSVILQFDLDRDVDGAARDVQSAINAARSTLPTMPSNPSYRKVNPSGAPILILSITSEVLTSTQLYDAASSVLAQKIAQIPGVGEVTLGGGALPAVRVRLIPDALSRAGISSEDVRQAIADANAYLPKGMLEGQGSFWLVDASDQLASVEDYRRLVVAYRDGAAIRLADVATVEESSQDVRNMAIANGRQAILLMVFRATGANIIETVDRVKAMLPQLRAWLPESADLTVRMDQSITIRASLAEVEKSLLLSMALVVLVVFLFLRNGRATAIPAVAAPVSLIGTFGVMYLCGYTLDNLSLMALTVATGFVVDDAIVVLENIVRRLEMGETPLRAALRGAREVGFTVVSISLSLVAVFIPLLFMGGILGRLFREFSVVLATAVLVSMVISLTTTPMMCAHCLRPHGGQTSPEAPKSRAGRLLAVPGRLWGRMLLGMQQGYERSLRVVLSHPRLTLFSLLLVMAANVWLYIIVPKGFFPTQDTGVIMGGMRADQSASYQSLKEKMPRLMEIIRQDPAVAQVSGHMSGSRGGGGVFIALKPLEERGVSAMQVIARLRGRLSSEPGMQIFLQPAQDLRMGGRSSRSQYQYTLQADDLDALRTWGRKLQQGFMKIPVMRDVDSDIEERGLQTMLTVDRDALARLGLEMQDVDNALSNAFGQRQVSTIYKEKNQYRVVLEFIPQWLEGQDALEKVYLPGRDGLVPLLSVATVGPGFAPLSVAHQGQFAAVTLSFNLAEGASLSQAQEAIDRLRVTLGMPSSIVGSFQGTAKLFNETVRNQVVLILAALLALYIVLGVLYESLIHPITILSTLPSAGGGALLALMAVGMEFSVIALIGVLLLCGIVKKNAIMMIDFALDASRTRHLPPQEAIYEACRLRFRPIMMTTMAAALGAVPLALGQGDGAEIRQPLGITIVGGLMVSQLLTLYTTPVVYLCLDRLRLRVRRRWWRWRYGARRAARLEVLSRHG, from the coding sequence ATGAGCGCGTCCCGTTTCAGGAAGGTCTTCCGGCAGGGCCGGCACCGTTTTGGTCCGGAATTTCTGCCCCTGAACATTTCTGCGCCCTTTATCCGCCGGCCCGTGGCCACCACGCTGCTGACCCTGGCCATTGCCCTGGCGGGCATGGTGTCCTTTCGTCTGCTGCCTGTGGCGCCGCTGCCGGAGATTGACCTGCCGGTGGTAGTGGTCCGGGCCAACATGCCCGGCGCCAGCCCGGAAACCATGGCCGCCACCGTGGCCACACCGCTGGAGCGGGCGCTGGGGCGCATTGCCGGCATTACGGAAATGACGTCCAGCAGCAGCCTGGGGTCCACCAGCGTCATATTGCAGTTTGATCTGGACCGTGACGTGGACGGCGCGGCCCGCGATGTGCAGTCAGCCATCAATGCGGCCCGCTCCACCTTGCCCACCATGCCGTCCAATCCCTCCTACCGCAAGGTCAATCCGTCGGGCGCGCCCATTCTCATCCTGTCCATCACGTCGGAGGTGCTGACTTCCACCCAGCTCTACGATGCGGCTTCCTCGGTGCTGGCCCAGAAGATTGCCCAGATTCCCGGTGTGGGCGAAGTGACCCTGGGCGGCGGTGCGCTGCCGGCCGTGCGGGTGCGCCTCATTCCCGATGCGCTCAGCCGTGCGGGCATCAGCAGCGAGGATGTGCGGCAGGCCATTGCCGATGCCAATGCCTATCTGCCCAAGGGCATGCTGGAAGGGCAGGGCAGCTTCTGGCTGGTGGATGCCAGCGATCAACTGGCTTCGGTGGAGGATTACCGCCGCCTGGTGGTGGCCTATCGCGACGGGGCAGCCATACGCCTTGCCGATGTGGCCACGGTGGAGGAAAGCTCACAGGATGTGCGCAACATGGCCATTGCCAACGGGCGTCAGGCCATTCTGCTCATGGTTTTCCGGGCCACGGGGGCCAATATCATCGAAACCGTGGACAGAGTGAAGGCCATGCTGCCGCAGCTGCGCGCCTGGCTTCCCGAAAGCGCGGACCTTACCGTGCGCATGGATCAGTCCATCACCATCCGGGCCTCGCTGGCCGAGGTGGAAAAAAGCCTGCTGCTGTCCATGGCGCTGGTGGTGCTGGTGGTTTTCCTCTTTCTGCGCAACGGCCGGGCCACGGCCATTCCGGCGGTGGCGGCCCCGGTGTCGCTCATCGGGACCTTTGGCGTCATGTACCTCTGCGGCTATACCCTGGACAATCTTTCGCTCATGGCGCTTACCGTGGCTACCGGCTTTGTGGTGGATGATGCCATTGTGGTGCTGGAAAATATCGTGCGCCGTCTGGAAATGGGCGAAACGCCCCTGCGCGCCGCCCTGCGTGGTGCGCGGGAAGTGGGCTTTACCGTGGTGTCCATTTCCCTTTCGCTGGTGGCGGTCTTCATCCCCCTCCTGTTCATGGGCGGCATTCTGGGGCGGCTGTTCCGGGAATTTTCCGTGGTGCTGGCCACGGCGGTGCTGGTCTCCATGGTCATTTCCCTGACCACCACGCCCATGATGTGTGCCCACTGCCTGCGCCCTCACGGGGGGCAGACCTCGCCGGAGGCGCCAAAAAGCCGGGCCGGAAGGCTGCTGGCTGTGCCGGGCAGGCTCTGGGGGCGGATGCTGCTGGGCATGCAGCAGGGCTATGAACGCAGTCTGCGGGTGGTCCTCAGCCATCCGCGCCTGACGCTTTTTTCCCTGCTGCTGGTCATGGCCGCCAATGTGTGGCTGTATATCATCGTGCCCAAGGGCTTCTTTCCCACGCAGGACACGGGCGTCATCATGGGCGGCATGCGGGCGGACCAGAGCGCATCGTACCAGAGCCTCAAGGAAAAGATGCCCCGCCTCATGGAAATCATCCGTCAGGACCCGGCCGTGGCCCAGGTTTCCGGGCACATGTCCGGCTCACGCGGCGGGGGCGGGGTCTTCATTGCCCTCAAGCCGCTGGAAGAGCGCGGCGTATCGGCCATGCAGGTCATCGCCCGTCTGCGCGGCCGCCTGTCCTCCGAACCGGGCATGCAGATATTTCTCCAGCCGGCGCAGGACCTGCGCATGGGCGGGCGCAGCTCCCGTTCCCAGTATCAGTATACCTTGCAGGCCGACGATCTGGATGCGCTGCGCACCTGGGGCCGCAAGCTCCAGCAGGGCTTCATGAAAATCCCCGTCATGCGGGATGTGGACAGCGACATCGAGGAACGCGGCCTGCAAACCATGCTTACCGTGGACCGCGATGCGCTGGCCCGTCTGGGCCTGGAAATGCAGGACGTGGACAATGCCCTCAGCAATGCCTTCGGGCAGCGGCAGGTCTCCACCATCTACAAGGAAAAGAACCAGTACCGGGTGGTGCTGGAATTCATCCCCCAGTGGCTGGAAGGGCAGGATGCCCTGGAAAAGGTCTATCTGCCCGGCAGGGACGGCCTGGTGCCGCTCTTGTCCGTGGCCACGGTGGGGCCGGGCTTTGCGCCGCTTTCCGTGGCGCATCAGGGCCAGTTTGCGGCCGTGACCCTGTCCTTCAATCTGGCCGAAGGAGCCTCCCTGTCCCAGGCGCAGGAGGCCATCGACCGCCTGCGCGTGACCCTGGGCATGCCGTCCTCCATTGTGGGCAGCTTTCAGGGTACGGCCAAGCTGTTCAACGAGACCGTGCGCAATCAGGTGGTGCTGATTCTGGCGGCGCTGCTGGCTCTGTATATTGTGCTGGGCGTTCTGTACGAAAGTCTCATCCATCCCATTACCATTCTTTCCACCCTGCCGTCGGCAGGGGGCGGCGCTCTGCTGGCCCTCATGGCCGTGGGCATGGAATTCAGCGTCATTGCCCTGATAGGGGTGCTGCTGCTCTGCGGCATTGTCAAAAAAAATGCCATCATGATGATCGACTTTGCGCTGGACGCCTCCCGCACCCGGCACCTGCCCCCGCAGGAGGCCATTTATGAAGCCTGCCGCCTGCGCTTCCGTCCCATCATGATGACCACCATGGCCGCAGCCCTGGGAGCCGTGCCCCTGGCCCTGGGGCAGGGTGACGGGGCCGAGATACGCCAGCCTCTGGGTATCACCATTGTGGGCGGCCTCATGGTCAGCCAGCTGCTGACCCTGTATACCACGCCCGTGGTCTACCTGTGTCTGGACCGGCTGCGCCTGCGGGTGCGCCGCAGGTGGTGGCGCTGGCGCTATGGCGCCCGCCGGGCGGCACGGCTGGAGGTGCTGAGCCGGCACGGCTGA
- a CDS encoding chromate transporter: MIFWDLFLCFLKIGAFSFGGGYAALPLIKEQIVDLHHWLSMVEFTDLVTISQMTPGSIAINAATFVGIRIAGVPGAVIATLGCVLPPCLIVTLVTRFYLRYREMSLLQGVFAYLRPAVVGLIALSGVDILVSALWGPAGGFCLAETDLELAGIFVLCLFLCLRFRMNPITVIALSGAMKIMIFLLRP, translated from the coding sequence ATGATCTTCTGGGACCTGTTTCTCTGCTTTCTCAAGATCGGCGCCTTCAGCTTTGGCGGCGGCTATGCGGCCCTGCCCCTCATCAAGGAACAGATCGTGGACCTGCATCACTGGCTGAGCATGGTGGAGTTCACCGACCTGGTGACCATTTCCCAGATGACGCCGGGGTCCATTGCCATCAATGCCGCGACCTTTGTGGGCATCAGGATAGCGGGCGTGCCGGGGGCGGTCATTGCCACCCTGGGCTGTGTGCTTCCTCCCTGTCTCATCGTGACGCTGGTGACCCGTTTTTATCTGCGCTACCGGGAAATGAGCCTGCTTCAGGGGGTGTTTGCCTATCTCCGGCCGGCGGTGGTGGGGCTGATAGCCCTTTCCGGCGTGGATATTCTCGTTTCGGCCCTGTGGGGGCCGGCGGGGGGCTTCTGCCTTGCAGAGACGGACCTGGAGCTGGCGGGCATCTTTGTGCTCTGCCTGTTTCTGTGCCTGCGCTTCAGGATGAATCCCATCACGGTCATTGCCCTGTCAGGCGCCATGAAAATAATGATTTTTCTGCTGCGGCCGTAG
- a CDS encoding hydratase, with protein sequence MMISLHESPVVVADGSLLSEQEAAARGIDCAAARKATLAHRILSAHNSAPEGEPTLRLRFDALASHDITYVGIIQTARASGLTSFPVPYALTNCHNSLCAVGGTINEDDHLFGLTAARKYGGIFVPPHLAVIHQYAREMMAGCGKMILGSDSHTRYGALGTMAIGEGGPELVKQLLGKTYDVAAPEVVLVWLENAPQPGVGPQDVALAIIGAVFANGFVKNRVMEFAGPGVAGLSVEYRCGIDVMTTETTCLSSIWVTDDKVRDYLALHGREADYAPLHPEGPACYDRLVRVDLAAVPPMMALPFHPSNAYPVAEVVRHADELFASVEEEARRQFGAAGEGLKLREKIHDGGVWVDQGIIAGCAGGSFENCCMAAAILDGRSTGSDAFSLSVYPASEPQALALVRNGAIARLMEAGAVIKNSFCGPCFGAGDTPAHGALSIRHSTRNFPNREGSKPGNGQVSGVALMDARSIAATAANGGRLTPATDLDWDAPHLKNIDLTYRFDPLVYQRRVYNGFGKAQPQAELKRGPNIADWPAMRALPDHLLLRVASVITDPVTTTDELIPSGETSSLRSNPLKLAEFTLSRKDPAYVGRAKEIQAVERLHQTDAESLRATLRRWCAALRDASPADYAAVCDGDTARVGVGSTIFARKPGDGSAREQAASCQKVLGGWANIAVEYATKRYRSNLVNWGMLPLLGDASLADSLAVGDCVLLPGVRDAVAGGADTLQGWILPAGGGAARACTFRLGGLTADERQIILDGCLINFYNHA encoded by the coding sequence ATGATGATCAGCTTGCACGAATCTCCCGTGGTGGTTGCCGACGGCAGCCTGCTGTCGGAACAGGAGGCCGCCGCGCGCGGCATTGACTGCGCCGCTGCCCGCAAGGCCACGCTGGCCCACCGCATTCTTTCGGCCCACAACAGCGCCCCGGAAGGGGAACCGACCCTGCGCCTGCGCTTTGATGCGCTGGCCTCGCACGATATTACCTATGTGGGCATCATCCAGACGGCCCGCGCCAGCGGGCTGACGAGCTTTCCCGTGCCCTATGCCCTGACCAACTGCCACAACAGCCTGTGCGCCGTGGGCGGCACCATCAATGAGGACGATCACCTCTTCGGCCTCACGGCGGCCCGCAAGTACGGCGGCATCTTTGTGCCGCCGCATCTGGCGGTCATTCATCAGTATGCCCGTGAAATGATGGCCGGCTGCGGCAAGATGATCCTGGGGTCGGACAGCCATACCCGCTACGGCGCCCTGGGGACCATGGCCATCGGCGAGGGCGGCCCGGAACTGGTCAAGCAGCTGCTGGGCAAGACCTATGACGTGGCGGCGCCGGAAGTGGTGCTGGTCTGGCTGGAAAATGCGCCGCAGCCCGGCGTGGGGCCGCAGGACGTGGCCCTGGCCATCATCGGCGCGGTCTTTGCCAACGGCTTTGTGAAGAACCGGGTCATGGAATTTGCCGGTCCGGGCGTGGCCGGCCTGTCCGTGGAATACCGCTGCGGCATTGATGTCATGACCACGGAAACCACCTGTCTGTCCTCCATCTGGGTGACGGACGACAAGGTGCGCGACTATCTGGCCCTGCACGGACGCGAGGCCGATTACGCGCCCCTGCATCCCGAAGGTCCGGCCTGTTATGACCGTCTGGTCCGGGTGGACCTTGCCGCCGTGCCGCCCATGATGGCCCTGCCTTTCCACCCCAGCAACGCCTATCCCGTGGCCGAGGTGGTACGCCATGCCGACGAGCTGTTTGCCAGCGTGGAAGAGGAAGCTCGCCGCCAGTTCGGCGCGGCGGGCGAGGGGCTGAAGCTGCGTGAGAAGATCCACGACGGCGGCGTATGGGTGGATCAGGGCATCATTGCCGGCTGTGCGGGCGGTTCTTTTGAAAACTGCTGCATGGCGGCGGCCATTCTGGACGGACGGAGCACGGGCAGTGACGCCTTTTCCCTGTCCGTCTATCCGGCCAGCGAGCCGCAGGCCCTGGCCCTGGTGCGCAACGGGGCCATTGCCCGGCTGATGGAAGCGGGCGCGGTCATCAAGAATTCCTTCTGCGGCCCCTGCTTCGGCGCGGGCGATACGCCGGCTCACGGCGCCCTGTCCATCCGGCATTCCACGCGCAATTTCCCCAACCGCGAAGGTTCCAAGCCCGGCAACGGGCAGGTGTCCGGCGTGGCCCTCATGGATGCCCGTTCCATCGCAGCCACGGCGGCCAATGGCGGCCGTCTGACCCCGGCCACGGACCTGGACTGGGATGCCCCGCACCTCAAGAACATTGATCTGACCTATCGCTTTGACCCGCTGGTCTACCAGCGCCGCGTCTACAACGGCTTTGGCAAGGCCCAGCCCCAGGCCGAACTCAAGCGCGGCCCCAATATTGCGGACTGGCCGGCCATGCGCGCCCTGCCGGACCATCTGCTGCTGCGCGTGGCCTCGGTGATCACGGACCCCGTGACCACCACCGACGAGCTGATCCCCTCCGGGGAAACCTCGTCCCTGCGCTCCAATCCGCTCAAGCTGGCGGAATTCACCCTGTCGCGCAAGGACCCGGCCTACGTGGGGCGGGCCAAGGAAATTCAGGCCGTGGAACGCTTGCACCAGACGGATGCCGAATCGCTGCGGGCCACCCTGCGCCGCTGGTGCGCGGCCCTCAGGGACGCCAGCCCTGCGGACTATGCGGCTGTCTGTGACGGGGATACGGCCCGCGTGGGCGTGGGGTCCACCATTTTTGCCCGCAAGCCCGGCGACGGTTCTGCCCGCGAGCAGGCGGCCTCCTGCCAGAAGGTGCTGGGCGGCTGGGCCAATATTGCCGTGGAATACGCCACCAAGCGCTACCGGTCCAATCTGGTGAACTGGGGCATGCTGCCGCTGCTGGGCGATGCGTCCCTGGCGGACAGTCTGGCCGTGGGAGACTGCGTGCTGCTGCCCGGAGTGCGCGATGCCGTGGCCGGGGGAGCGGATACGCTGCAAGGCTGGATTCTGCCGGCCGGCGGCGGCGCGGCCAGGGCCTGCACCTTCCGCCTGGGCGGCCTCACCGCTGACGAACGGCAGATCATTCTGGATGGCTGCCTGATCAACTTCTACAATCACGCCTAG
- a CDS encoding MdtA/MuxA family multidrug efflux RND transporter periplasmic adaptor subunit translates to MNVAVLGKSRWVRLALVLLVCILLYRIFWAGDGGGPRMQADLPPVRVATALAQDVPFFLGGMGTVEPSSDVLVTSRVDGQLWKLHFHEGQRVQAGDLLAEIDPRPFEAELAQARGNLLRDEAQLANARNDLSRYARLVKNDYVSAQQYETQRALVKQYEGTVAADKAAVQAAELQLVYSRITAPVGGRLGLRKVDLGNMVRSTDSEGLVRITEVSPCHVLFTLPENQVQLVRQALLAHEQGAPRPLVQAWDRENKARLGTGELLSMDNQIDSSTGTVKLKALFPNKDAALYPQQFVNARVLVRMLPQVVTVPTAAVQLGSQGSYVYVLDKDSKVRLRQVTPGVATNLLTVIDKGLAAGEQVVVDGLDRLRDGIAVSVAATMETPPAESVQ, encoded by the coding sequence ATGAATGTTGCCGTACTGGGAAAGAGCCGGTGGGTACGACTGGCCCTTGTTCTGCTTGTCTGCATACTTCTGTACCGTATTTTCTGGGCCGGGGACGGCGGGGGGCCGCGCATGCAGGCCGACCTGCCGCCCGTGCGCGTGGCCACGGCGCTGGCGCAGGATGTGCCCTTTTTTCTTGGTGGCATGGGCACGGTGGAGCCTTCCAGCGATGTGCTGGTGACCAGCCGCGTGGACGGGCAGCTCTGGAAGCTGCATTTTCACGAGGGGCAGCGCGTGCAGGCCGGTGATCTGCTGGCCGAGATCGATCCCCGTCCCTTTGAGGCCGAACTGGCGCAGGCCAGGGGCAATCTGCTGCGGGACGAAGCCCAGCTGGCCAATGCCCGCAATGACCTCAGCCGCTACGCCCGCCTGGTGAAGAACGATTACGTTTCCGCCCAGCAGTACGAGACCCAGCGCGCCCTGGTAAAGCAGTATGAAGGCACGGTGGCCGCTGACAAGGCGGCTGTGCAGGCCGCCGAGCTGCAACTGGTCTACAGCCGCATCACCGCGCCGGTGGGGGGGCGCCTGGGGCTGCGCAAGGTGGACCTGGGCAATATGGTCCGCAGCACGGACAGCGAGGGCCTGGTGCGCATTACGGAAGTCAGTCCCTGTCATGTGCTGTTCACGCTGCCCGAAAACCAGGTGCAGCTGGTGCGGCAGGCCCTGCTGGCCCATGAGCAGGGCGCTCCCAGACCGCTGGTGCAGGCCTGGGACCGGGAAAACAAGGCCCGGCTGGGTACGGGAGAGCTGCTGTCCATGGACAATCAGATTGATAGTTCCACGGGCACGGTGAAGCTCAAAGCCCTTTTCCCCAACAAGGATGCCGCGCTCTATCCCCAGCAGTTCGTCAACGCCCGCGTGCTGGTGCGCATGCTGCCCCAGGTGGTGACCGTGCCCACGGCCGCCGTGCAGCTGGGCAGTCAGGGAAGCTATGTCTATGTGCTGGACAAGGACAGCAAGGTGCGCCTGCGGCAGGTGACGCCCGGCGTGGCCACCAATCTGCTGACCGTCATCGACAAGGGACTTGCCGCCGGCGAACAGGTGGTGGTGGACGGGCTGGACCGCCTGCGTGACGGCATTGCCGTCAGCGTGGCGGCCACCATGGAGACGCCGCCGGCCGAAAGCGTGCAGTAG
- a CDS encoding chromate transporter yields MLHQDLAMSSRKSLLRLFLTTFQLSAFTFGGGYVIVSLMKKVFVDRLRWIEQQEMLDLVAIAEVSPGSIAISGAIAVGYKLAGLTGLLVTVTATALPPLIIISLISLAYTAFRSNEWVHQALTGMQAGVAAVIFSVVCELGSGYARRKDAQALLIMLCVFLLSCTLDINVICTVLACMAAGFFVTLFRMRKKG; encoded by the coding sequence ATGCTGCATCAGGACCTTGCCATGTCTTCCCGAAAATCCCTTCTCCGTCTCTTTCTGACCACGTTTCAGCTGAGTGCCTTCACCTTTGGCGGGGGATACGTCATCGTGTCGCTCATGAAAAAGGTTTTCGTGGACAGGCTGCGCTGGATTGAGCAGCAGGAAATGCTGGACCTGGTGGCCATTGCCGAGGTCTCCCCCGGCTCCATTGCCATCAGCGGCGCCATTGCCGTGGGCTACAAGCTGGCCGGACTGACGGGGCTTCTGGTAACGGTAACGGCCACGGCCTTGCCGCCGCTCATCATCATTTCCCTCATTTCGCTGGCCTATACGGCCTTTCGCAGCAACGAATGGGTGCATCAGGCCCTCACCGGCATGCAGGCCGGGGTGGCGGCGGTCATCTTTTCCGTGGTCTGCGAGCTGGGGAGCGGCTATGCCCGACGGAAGGACGCCCAGGCCCTGCTGATCATGCTGTGCGTCTTTCTGCTGTCCTGCACCCTGGACATCAATGTGATCTGCACGGTGCTGGCCTGCATGGCAGCGGGCTTTTTTGTCACGCTCTTCCGCATGAGGAAGAAGGGATGA
- a CDS encoding MdtB/MuxB family multidrug efflux RND transporter permease subunit — protein sequence MLPPRGTMNLSRIFILRPIATSLLTAALLLSGLLAYSYLPIAALPQIDYPTIQVQTLYPGASPDVMSAVVTAPLERQFGSMSGLTQMTSLSSAGSSVITLQFDLSMALDVAEQEVQAAINAADNLLPSDLPNPPVYNKVNPADPPIMTLAVTSDAMPMTQLEDLVDTRLAQKISQISGVGLVTLSGGQRPAVRVQVNPRALASAGLTLADVRSAIASANVNGAKGSFDGPQRASTIDANDQLASAEEYAQTIIGYRDGAPLRLQDVADVVDGAENARLAAYVAGVGQPFRQAIVLSVQRQPGANVISVADSIAALLPELQKTLPGTVDIHVVTDRTTTIRATVHDVQLELLLSILLVVGVIWLFLRNAEATIIPALAVPLSLVGSLGVMYLAGYSLNNLTLMALVIATGFVVDDAIVVIENISRYLEEGMKPVAAALRGAGQIGFTIISLTLSLVAVLIPLLFMGDVAGRLFREFAVTLAVTILISAVISLTLTPMLCAVMLRPDHYRKAGSSGQSAARGFFARLLDWYARKLDWVLAHQRLTLTVAVGTLVLTIILYVVVPKGFFPTQDTGVLQGIAESPQDSSFAAMTARQRMLADIILEDPAVESVVFQVGVDGINPSLGTSRLTVNLKPLSDRDARAPAIARRIMARAEQQPGLSLYMQPVQDLTIEDRVSRTQYQFSVEALDRETLETWLPRLVAALDRQPELSHVTSDMQGMGRMLWLAIDRDAASRYGVSMSDIDNALYDALGQRLISTIFTQTNQYKVVLETAPHFRDGPSSLEHIYVRGSSGQPVPLTSLTRPEERAVRLSVARQGQFPVGTISFNVAEGSSLGAAVEAVMRTTAQMDLPASLRCQFQGAAHAFLSSTTNQVWLVLAAVITMYIVLGVLYESYVHPVTILSTLPSAGVGALLALMLGNMELGVVGIIGIILLIGIVKKNAIMMIDFALDAERNEGKTPQEAIRQACLLRLRPILMTTMAALLGALPLMIGWGMGAELRRPLGVTMVGGLIFSQVLTLFTTPVVYLWFDRLRLRLSRHMTQGDSAGQGRTGEERTGEDRA from the coding sequence ATCCTCCCTCCCCGAGGCACCATGAATCTTTCCCGCATCTTCATTCTCCGTCCCATTGCCACGTCGCTGCTCACGGCAGCCCTGCTGCTGTCGGGCCTGCTGGCCTACAGTTATCTGCCCATCGCGGCCCTGCCGCAGATAGACTATCCCACCATTCAGGTGCAGACCCTCTATCCCGGCGCATCGCCGGATGTCATGTCCGCCGTGGTGACGGCGCCGCTGGAACGGCAGTTCGGCAGCATGTCCGGCCTGACGCAGATGACCTCTTTGTCGTCGGCAGGGTCATCGGTCATCACCTTGCAGTTTGACCTGTCCATGGCCCTGGACGTGGCGGAGCAGGAGGTGCAAGCGGCCATCAATGCGGCGGACAATCTGCTGCCGTCTGACCTGCCCAATCCGCCGGTCTACAACAAGGTCAATCCGGCGGATCCGCCCATCATGACCCTGGCCGTCACCAGCGATGCCATGCCCATGACGCAGCTGGAAGACCTGGTGGATACCCGCCTGGCGCAGAAGATATCGCAGATTTCCGGGGTGGGGCTGGTGACCCTTTCCGGCGGGCAGCGCCCGGCCGTGCGCGTGCAGGTCAATCCGCGTGCCCTGGCCTCCGCCGGGCTGACGCTGGCCGATGTGCGTTCGGCCATTGCCTCGGCCAATGTGAACGGCGCCAAGGGCAGCTTTGACGGGCCGCAGCGGGCCAGCACCATTGATGCCAACGATCAGCTGGCCTCGGCGGAGGAATATGCGCAGACCATCATCGGCTACCGGGATGGCGCGCCTCTGCGCCTTCAGGATGTGGCCGATGTGGTGGACGGGGCCGAAAATGCCCGCCTGGCGGCCTATGTGGCCGGCGTCGGGCAGCCCTTCCGGCAGGCCATCGTGCTTTCCGTACAACGCCAGCCCGGGGCCAATGTCATCAGCGTGGCCGACAGCATTGCCGCGCTGCTGCCGGAACTGCAAAAGACCCTGCCCGGCACGGTGGACATCCATGTGGTGACGGACCGCACCACCACCATCCGGGCCACGGTGCATGACGTGCAGCTGGAGCTTTTGCTGTCCATCCTGCTGGTGGTGGGGGTCATCTGGCTGTTTCTGCGCAATGCCGAGGCCACCATCATCCCGGCGCTGGCTGTGCCGCTGTCGCTCGTCGGCTCGCTGGGGGTCATGTATCTGGCCGGCTATTCACTCAACAATCTGACGCTCATGGCCCTGGTTATTGCCACGGGTTTTGTGGTGGACGACGCCATTGTGGTCATCGAGAATATTTCCCGCTATCTCGAGGAAGGCATGAAGCCCGTGGCGGCGGCCCTGCGCGGGGCAGGGCAGATCGGCTTTACCATCATTTCCCTGACGCTTTCCCTGGTGGCCGTGCTCATTCCCCTGCTGTTCATGGGGGATGTGGCCGGCCGGCTGTTCCGCGAGTTCGCCGTGACGCTGGCCGTGACCATCCTCATTTCCGCCGTCATTTCCCTGACGCTCACGCCCATGCTTTGCGCCGTCATGCTGCGGCCCGATCATTACCGGAAGGCCGGCAGCAGCGGGCAGAGCGCGGCACGGGGCTTCTTTGCCCGCCTGCTGGACTGGTATGCCCGCAAGCTGGACTGGGTGCTGGCCCATCAGCGCCTGACGCTCACGGTGGCCGTGGGCACGCTGGTGCTGACCATCATCCTCTACGTGGTGGTGCCCAAGGGCTTCTTTCCCACGCAGGATACCGGGGTCTTGCAGGGCATTGCCGAATCGCCGCAGGATTCTTCCTTTGCGGCCATGACCGCGCGGCAGCGCATGCTGGCGGACATCATTCTGGAGGACCCCGCCGTGGAAAGCGTGGTCTTTCAGGTGGGCGTGGACGGCATCAATCCCAGTCTGGGCACCTCCCGCCTGACGGTGAACCTCAAGCCTTTGTCTGACCGTGACGCGCGCGCCCCGGCCATTGCCCGGCGCATCATGGCCCGGGCAGAGCAGCAGCCCGGCCTGTCGCTCTATATGCAGCCCGTGCAGGACCTGACCATCGAGGACCGCGTGTCCCGCACCCAGTACCAGTTCAGTGTGGAGGCCCTGGACCGGGAGACGCTGGAAACCTGGCTGCCCCGCCTGGTGGCAGCCCTGGACCGCCAGCCCGAGCTTTCCCACGTGACCAGCGACATGCAGGGTATGGGCCGCATGCTCTGGCTTGCCATTGACCGGGATGCGGCCAGCCGCTACGGCGTGAGCATGAGCGACATTGACAATGCCCTCTATGATGCCCTGGGGCAGCGGCTCATCTCCACCATCTTCACCCAGACCAACCAGTACAAGGTGGTGCTGGAAACGGCGCCCCATTTCCGGGACGGGCCGTCCTCGCTGGAGCATATCTATGTGCGCGGCAGCAGCGGCCAGCCCGTGCCTCTGACCAGCCTGACCCGGCCGGAGGAACGTGCCGTGCGGTTGTCCGTGGCGCGGCAGGGGCAGTTCCCGGTGGGGACCATTTCCTTCAACGTGGCGGAAGGCTCCTCGCTGGGGGCCGCGGTGGAGGCGGTCATGCGCACAACAGCCCAGATGGACCTGCCGGCCTCCCTGCGCTGCCAGTTCCAGGGGGCGGCCCATGCGTTCCTGTCGTCCACCACCAATCAGGTCTGGCTGGTGCTGGCGGCCGTCATCACCATGTATATCGTGCTGGGGGTGCTCTACGAAAGCTATGTGCACCCCGTGACCATCCTGTCCACCCTGCCTTCGGCCGGGGTGGGCGCGCTGCTGGCCCTCATGCTGGGAAATATGGAACTGGGCGTGGTGGGCATCATCGGCATTATTCTGCTCATCGGCATTGTGAAGAAGAATGCCATCATGATGATCGACTTTGCGCTGGATGCGGAGCGCAACGAGGGCAAGACGCCACAGGAAGCCATTCGGCAGGCCTGCCTGCTGCGCCTGCGGCCCATTCTCATGACCACCATGGCGGCCCTGCTGGGCGCGCTGCCCCTCATGATCGGCTGGGGCATGGGGGCCGAACTGCGCCGCCCCCTGGGCGTGACCATGGTGGGCGGCCTCATTTTCAGCCAGGTGCTCACCCTCTTTACCACGCCGGTGGTCTATCTGTGGTTTGACCGGCTGCGCCTGCGCCTGTCCCGCCACATGACCCAGGGGGACAGCGCCGGGCAGGGCCGGACAGGGGAGGAGCGGACAGGGGAGGACCGCGCATGA